A segment of the Streptomyces pactum genome:
CTGCTGCCGCACGCGGTCAACACCGGGGTGGTGCTGCTGGCGCTGGGGCTGCTGGTGTGGTCCTTCGGCCGGGACGTGCTGTGGCTGTGGCGGACGGCGCGGACGCGGGGCGGCGCCCCGGCGGCCGAGGTGATGCGGGAACTCGTCGCCCAGTAGGGCTCCCCAGACGGCCGACGGCCGCAGCGGAGCCGGCCCGTCCGCGTCCGTCCGCGTCCGCCCGCTCGCCGTCCCTACAGCTCGAGCTGGTACTGGAGCGTCGTGTGCGTGGGTGCGTAGCCGAGGCGGTCGTTGACGCGTCTCATGTACGTGTTGCCGTCGGCGGTGTCGGTCAGGAGTCCGCCGAGCTTCGGATGGTCCGCGCGGGCCCGTCGGATCGACTCCGCCTTCATCCACCGGGCCAGGCCGTGTCCGCGGTGCTCGGGCAGCACACCGGTGCCGTAGTGCTGGCCGTCACCGGTGCCGTCGCCGGGGACGACGAGTTCCGTGAACCCGGCGATCGAGCCGTCCGAGGTGTCGATGGCGACGACGGTGTGCAGGTGGTCGCCGCGATCGTCGATGGCCTTCGCCGCGGCCCTGACCCGGTCCACGTCCCAGACGACCCTGCCGTAGTCGGCTTCGTCCATCGGCATGTCGTCCATGGCGCGACGGGAGGCGGCGAAGGTCCGGGCCAGGTCGTCGGGGACGGTGCCCTGCCACGAGGTCAGCAGGTAGCCGGGATGCGCACGCTCGACGGTCTCATCGAGGGCCGCGGCGTCCACGTCGGCCAGGGGCAGGCGGGCGAACCGCAGGGTGAGGACCTTGCGGAAACCGCGGGCCGACAGGAAGTGGTCGCCGGGCGATCCGGCCCCGGCCTGCGCGACGACGCAGCGCCTGGAGTCGTCGCGGGCGGCGGCCACCGCGGTGTCGAGCAGCCGCGTACCCACGCTCCCGCGGCGCTCCTCGGGGTGGACGTTCAGGGTCAGTTCGGCCAGGTGCGCCTGTCCGGGGCTGGTGAGCAGGCGCAGGAAGGCCGTTCCGAGGGGGTTGGAATCGGCGTCGGACGCGAGCCACGCGAGACGTCGGCCGTGCGGCCCGTCGGCGGGGTCGGTCAGCGGGGTGATGCGAAGCGACAAGGTGTCTCCGTCGTGAGGAAGCGGGAAAGGCCGGTACGCGGGCTCGACTGCCGGGCACTCCTGCGCATGTGCTCCACACCTCCTCGTCGACGACGCCGGGCCACAAGATCGGCAACGGCTGGGAAAACCTAACGGACCCACAGCGCCCTGACAAGGTACTGACGCTGCTCGCGCCCGGTCCACGAAGCCTCAATGGCCTCAACGGTCTCCCTGACGCCGAGGCAGCATCGCCACCGCCGCCAGCGGTACGGCGGCCAGGACCAGCCACGGCACGGCGACCGGCAGACCGCTGTCCAGCAGCAGTCCGGTCGCGGAGCTGCCGGCCAGCACGATGAGTCCGGAGACCGAGGACAGCGCCCCGGTGTACAGCCCGAGCCGCCCGTCCTCGGCGAGGTCCGGCACCCAGGCGCGGGCGACGGGCGCGACGAGCATCTGCCCGAGGGTGAGCAGCACGACGAAACCGGCGGCGGGCACCAGCGCACCCGTCCCCGTCCACCCGGCCGGCCGGGCGACCGCGACGACGGCGAACCCGGCCGCGATCAGCACCAGCCCCGCCACCATCGACCGCCGCGGCGTCAGCCGTTCTGCCGCCCACCGGGTCACCGGCAACTGCGCGGTCACCACCAGCACCGAGGACAGCGCGAACAGCCAGGCCAGCGGTGCCTGCGAACCGGCGGCGCGCTCCACCTCGGCGGGCAGCGCGAGGTAGAGCTGGTTGTAGGCGAGCAGATAGGCGCCGTAAGCGCAGCACAGCGCGAGGAAGCGCCGGTTGCGCAGCAGCAGCCGCGCCCCGCCCTTGACCCGGACCCGCGCCCGCCCGGGAACGCGCTGCGGCAGCAGCCAGGCGTGCCCGGCGAGCACGAGCACGAAGACACCGGCCCCGGCCAGGCACGCCGTACGGAAGTCGACGGCCAGCAGCAGGGCACCCAGCAGCGGCCCGACGAAGGCCCCCGCCTGCCCGGCGACGGTGAACAGCGCGAGCACCCGGGTCCGGTCCCCGCCGCCCTCCTCCTCCCGGACGACGGCCTGCCGGGCCACCTCGGACTCGACGGCAGGCGAGAACAGCGCGGCGGCGAAGCCGATCAGCAGCACGGCCGCCACGACGGCCCAGGTCCGCTCGGCGAACCCGAGCCAGACGAACCCGGCGATCCGCAGTACGCACCCGGCGAGCACGACGGGCCGGATGCCGTAGCGGTCGGCCAGCGCCCCGCCGACGACGAACAGCCCCTGCTGGCTGAAGGTACGCAGCCCGAGCACGAACCCGACCAGCCAGCCCGCCATGCCGATGCCCTGACCCAGGTGCTCGGAGAGGAAGGGGAGGACGGCGAAGAAGCCCACGTTGAAGGCGAGTTGGGTGAGGATGAGCAGCCGGAGCAGCGGGGAGAGCGGTGCGGCCGCCCGCCTGGAGGGGGGCGCGGACCGACCGGTGAACAGCGAGGTCATCGTGCGGCGGCCAGTTCCTTTTCCACGTCTTCGGCGGGCTGCCCGGCGACGGCCGCGGTGGATCGTCCCCGGCGCCGACGGGGCCGGCGCAGTCCGCCCGCCGCGGTGACGGCAAGCGCGCCGAGCAGGGCGAGGACGGCGGCGGGGGCGAGGACGGCCCAGGGGGCGCGCTCGGCATAGGGCTGGTTCTCGGCGAGGAGCAGGCCCCACTCCGGGGACGGGGGCTGCGCCCCCAGCCCCAGGAAGCCGAGCGAGGCGAGCGCGAGGGCGACACCGGGCAGCCGCAGCAGGGCGTGGCGCAGGACGGGCGGCAATACGGCGGGCAGCAGTTCGCGGCGCAGCAGATACCACCGTCCGGCACCCAGCCCCCGGGTGGCGGTGATGTGCAGGGTCGCGCGTTCCTGGCGCAGCAGCGCGGAGGTGTGCGCGGCGAGCGGCGCCCAGGCCACGGCACCCACGGCGAGCGCGGGCGTGACCGCCCCGCTCCCCGCTACGGCGGTGACGAGGAGGGCGGCCAGTACGGGCGGTACGGCGTTGACGGTGTCGACGAGCGGCGCGGACACGCGGGGTAGGAGCCCGAGGAGTACGCCCGCGACGAGGGCGGCGGCCGTGATGGCGGAGGCGAGCAGCAGCGTGTCGAGTGCCCCGTGACCGACGCGGGCCAGCAGGTCGCGGCCGAGGGAGTCGGTGCCGAAGGGGTGGTCGAGGGAGGGTGCCAGCAACCGCTCCCCCGTATCGAGGGCGAGCGGATCACGGGTCAGCCCGACCCCGATGACGGCCGGCAGAACGGCGCCGTAGAGGACGGGCAGCAGTCCTCCGGCGGGCGGCGCGGGCCGGTGCAGGGAGGACAGCGCGCCGTCGCGCAGGGCGGGGCCGGTGAGCAGGCGGGCGGCGACGCGGGTGGCACCGGTCGCGAGCGCGGCGAGCAGGACGAGGGCGAGGGTGCCGGCCTGGAGGACGGGCAGGTCCTGGGCGAGGGCGGCCTGGAGGGTGGTGCGGCCGAGGCCGGGGATGTCGAAGACCTGCTCCACGGCGACGGCCCCGCCCGTGAGCCCCACGGCGAACAGCCCGAGGTTGGGCAGCAGCGCGGGCACGCACCGCCGGAGCGCCTGCCGCGCGATGCGCCGACCGGTCAGCCCCCGGGCGGCGGCGGCCAGCGCCCACGGCTCACCGAAGGCGCCGGGCAGCAGATCGTCGAGCAGCCGCCCGAGCACGGCCCCGGCGGGCAGCCCGAGGGCGAGGGCGGGCAGCACGGTCCACTGGGCCCCGTACCACCCCAGCGCGGGCAGCCACCCGAGCTGCACCCCGACGACGGTGGCGAGCACGGAGGCGACGAGGAACTCGGGCAGTGAGGCGATGACGGCGGAGGCGGTACCGCCACGCCTCCGCCCGCCGAGCCGCCGCCGGGCCCCCAGCCGGAGCGTGCGGGCACAGATGAGCCCGGCGGTCAGGGCGGCGACGACGAGCGCGACGGCCATGAGCAGCAGGGAGGCCCCGAGCGCCTGGAGCACGTCGGGCAGCACATCCGCGCCCGAGATCCACGACCGCCCGGCGTCCCCGCGCACCAGCCCGCCGAGCCACCGCCCGAGCAGGTGCAGCGGCCCGCCGTCGAGCCCGAGCTGCGCGCGGATGTCGGCGAGTACCTCGGGTGTGGGCTCCCGTTCGGCGGACCGTGCCTTGAGCACGGTGTGGGCGGGGTCGGTGTGCGTGAGCCACGGCAGCAGACCGATCCCGCACACCAACCCGGCCGCGAGGACGACCCGCCACACGACGGTGGCCACCCGCTGCCGCACGGTTCAGCGCCGGGTGCCGGTGCCGACGAGGGTGCGCTCGTACGGATCGAGGATCACGCCCTGCACGGAGTCGGCGACGCCGGTGATGATCCGCTGGTGGACGAGGGGCACGACGGCGTCGCTGCCGAGGACGCGGGCCTCGGCGTCCATCGCGGCGGCCTGCCGCTTGGCGGTGTCGTCGGTCTTCTCGGCCTCGGCGACGGCGTGGTCGACGTCCTTGTCGCAGAGCTGGGCGATGTTGAAGCCGCCGTCGCAGGTGTAGTCGCTGGCGAGGACGGCGACGGGGTCACCGGTGTCGAGGAGGGTGTTGCGGGCGAGCACGAAGGCGTCGAACTTCCCCTCCAGCGCGTCGCTCTCCAGTCGCGAGTACTCCCGCACGGTGAGCTTCACCTCGAACCCGGCCTTCTCCAACTGCTGCTTCACCACCTGGGCGACCTCGGGCAGCTCGGGCCGATTGTCGTAGGTGGCGAGGTTGACGGTGTCGCCGCCGGGCTTGTCGGCCGCCGCCCGCCCGACGGGCTCGCTCCGCTTGCCCTCGGCCCAGGTCACGGCGGGGCCGTAGATCCCGGCGCTGGGGTCGGCGTATCCCTCGTACACGTCCTCGGCGAACACGGAGGTGTCCACGGCGGCACGCGCGGCGGCCCGCAGCCCGGCGTCCTCGAAGGGCCCGGAGGAGGCGTTGAGGAGCAGGCTGGTGGTCCGGGTGGTGGCGGTGTCGCGCCGCGTCTCCTCGTCGAGGCTCGCCGCCTGGGAGACGGGGATCGCCTCGGCGATGTCGAGCTCGCCGGTCCGCAGGGCGTTGGCACGGGCGGTGCCGTCGGCAATGAAGCGGGCGTCGATACCGGAGGCCTGGGCGCGGCCGCCCCAGTAGTCGTCGAACCGGTCGAGGGAGGCGGAGGTGGCGCCGTTGACCCCGGTCAGCTCGAAGGGGCCGGTGGCGTGGCCGACGGGGTCGACGCGGTTCTTGTCGGCGTAGGCCTTGGCGGACAGTACGGCCAGGCTGGGGCTGGAGAGCCGCAGCGGCAGTACGGGGTCGGGCTCGGCGGTGGTGATGCGGACGACCCGGTCGCCCTGGGCCTTGACGGTGAGGGTGACCCCCGCCAGGGCGGCGGGCGCGGGCTTGGCGTCGGTGGCGTGGGTGAGGGAGTCGGCGACGGCGGCCGGGGTGACGTCGCCGCCGTCCTGGAAGGTGGCGTCGCGGAGCGTGAACTCCCAGGCCTTCTCCCCGTCCCTCCGCCAGGATTCGGCGAGCGCGGGTGCGGCGGAGCCGTTGGCGTCGAGCGCGGTGAGGCCCTCGGTGACACCGAGACGACTGAGGAGGGTGGCGTCGGCGCCGTACGGCGAGAGCCCCTCGGCGGGCGGGAAGGCGAGGGCCACGCGGAGGCGGGAGCCGTCGCCGCCTCCCTCCGCGTTGGAACCGGAGTCGGCCCCGCCGCCGGAGGCGAAGCAGCCGGATACCAGCGGGACGAGCAGGAGGGGGGCGAGCAGCCGGGAGGGGCGGTGGGAGCGCATGGTCCTCGGATCGGTCGGGTGCGTGCTTGAGCGTGCGTGAACGTGGGCGTGGGCGTCCCGTGAGCGCGGGCGGGTCGGGCGGAGGCGGCAGTGAACGGAGCCTACATGACAATCATTTCCATCATCATGGCGGCCTCCTCAGGGCATCGGCACATCGAAATGCACGATGCCCTGCCCGCCGCCCGCGTCCTCCCGCTCGTCGTGCACGACCTTGGCGAGCGACCGCCAGAACGGCTCGGCCCCGGTGACGGCGGGGTCCGTGTGCAGATACACGGCCCGGTACCCGCCGTCCGCGGCGGCGAAGGCGAGCAGCTCGTCGACGAGCCGCCGGGCGAGGCCGCGCCGGCGGTGCCCGGCCCGGACGTACACACGGCGTAGCTGCGCGGTCACGCCGGAGGGGTAGCGCTCGGCGACGTGCCGGGGGTTCGGGGGGTGCGCGGGACCACGGGAGTCGAGGGCACCGGTGGCCACGACCTCACCCGCCCCGTCGACGGCGACGAGGAGGGTGTGCCGCGCCGGCGTCACGTACGCCCCGGCCGGGTCGATGATGTCGCCGTGCCAGCTCGGAACGTACCCGGTGCCGAAATCGCGGTAGACGGTGTCGAGCATGACGGCTCGGGCGGCGTCCAGGTCGGCGGGGACGGCCGGGCGGATCGTGTAGTCGTCGGCGAAGTGCACCTGCACATGCTACGCAACAAGGCGGATGGCTGATCCACGCCCCCGGCACCCACGCAACCGTGCGCGCCACCGCGCGCACACGCGCACCCGCGCGGTTCACCACCACTCCCGGAACACCGTGCCGTTGCTCAAGGACCCGTGGGAGTGCGGAGTCGCAGGCCCCTCCCCCGGGCACCCCACTCCGCCTCTGCGCCGCCGCCCCCGGCACCGATGACGGACCCTCTGGCGCTCGGGTCGGTCAGCCCGGTGTGCCCCGAAGTCAGGCCTTGAGGTAGTACCAATCGGTGATCGGGTCGTTCAGCGCCTTGTCGTCGTAGACGCGGAGCTGAACGGTGTTGCCCTCGTCGATGTCGTCGTCACCGTCGAGCTGGATCGAGTGGTGGTCGACGGACGCCGAGGTGCCCGGTGCCCAGTACGTCGCGTCGTCGCCGGGAGAGTAGTCGTCGTTCCACCTCAGGCGGACGTAGACCGTGTCGCCGTCGTTGACTCCGTCGTAGACGTGCAGCACTTCGTCGTACGGGTGGAACTCGACCTGGGCAATGGTCTTGCTGCCCTTGTACATGACCAGCTTGATGCCCTTGCCGCCACTGTCGTGCTTGAAGAAGGTGCCGTCGAGCTCCCCCGGAGTCCGTACGGCGCAGGGATCGTTGTATTCACCGTTCCTGCAATCGCTGGTCCACCGCGCCCAGGTCTCCCAGTCGAGGTCACTGTCGTTGTAGGCCGCGGCCGTGGTCGCGGTGAGCCCGGTGCACGCGGCGGCGATGCCGAGCGAGAAGATCGCTGATCTGATGCGCATGGGTGATCCGTCCTTCCAGTCCTGTCATTGCCCGGCCGCCCAGCGACGGACAGGACCACCAGACTGCGGTGCCTCAGCAGGTCGGACAACCTCTAAGTTTCGAGGGTCGAGGAACGTCGGGCGGGACTACGCGGGTCGCGAACCGTGTTCAGCGTGGTGCGGCGGACGAGGAACTCGCCGAGCGGCACTACGGGATGGACCACCACGACAACGCCTGGGGCCGGTTCTCCGGACGGTGCGGCAAGGACGTGGACATGCCTCGGGACAAGGCCGGGCCGCCCGTGCCGGGCTGGTACGTGATGGCCTGCGGCGACGGTGCGCTCGACTGTTCGTGGTCCTGACCGAACGCGTACGCATCTCCATGGCGGTCGGCGGAGTCGTCGTCATCGCCGTCGCCCTGTCGACCCGGCGCGGCGGAGCCGGGGGCGACGGGCGGGGAACGCGCGCACCGGACAGCCCGGGGACGAGCTGAACGGCGCGCGGTTCCCGCCCGTGTCGGTTCAGGCGGCGCCGTCGCCCTTCAGCGCCTCCAGCAGCATCGGCAGCGAGGCGTGCAGCTCCCGCTCCCAGTAGGCCCAGCCATGGGTCCCCGGGCCGTAGAAGTTGGTGGTCAGGTGGCGGGCGCCCACGCGTCGCAGTTCCGCGGCCAGCGCGTGGTTCTGGCGGTTGAAGTCGGCCTCCAGGGCGCTCGTGGCGCCCGGCGCGTCCAAGGGCCCCGGCGTGCCGTCGCCGCAGGACAGGTACACCGGGACGGACCTGAGCCGCTTGGCGAGGTGGAAGGGGTCGTGGGCTTCCCAGATCCGGCGTTGCGCGACCGGGTCGCCCCAGACGCGGAGGGGGTCGTTGTCCTGGCCGGCGAAGAAGCCCATGATGCGGTCGACCGACTCGCCGTTCAGCAGAGGGTGCGCGGAGCCGGAGTAGGCCGCCGTCGCCTTGAACATGCCGGGATGCCTGGCGGCGTAGAGGAGGGCGCCCTGGCCGCCCATCGACAGGCCGGCCACGACGCGGTCGCGGCCGGCGCCCCAGTCGCGTTCCAGGAGGTGCCGCAGCTCCCTCGTGTGGAAGGTCTCCCACGCCGGGTCGCCGCCCTCGCCGTGGTTCCACCAGTCGCTGTACCAGCCGTTCCAGCCGGCCTCGGGCATGACGACGAGGACGTCGCGCAGGCTGTCGGTCTCCGCGACGTCGGTCATCGCGGTCCACGAGGTGTAGTCGCCGCAGCAGCCGTGCAGCAGCCAGAGGGTGGGCCAGTGCTGTCGGTGGCGTCGGTCGTGCGGGTTCCAGCCGTCCGGGGTGAGGAGGCGGACGTCGACCGTGCGGCCTCCGAGGGCCGCCGACCGTACCGACAGGTCGACCTGCCGGTCCGCGACCTGGGTGACGGCGACGACTTCGGCGCCGCGGCGGGCGGCGTCCTGCTGCCCCGAGGCCAGTGCCGGGGCGGCTGGTGCGAGGGTGGCCAGTAGTACGGCCAGGACCAGGAGGACCCTGGCTCCGAGGAGGGTCAGGACGGTTGACACGTTCGCGAACACGGCGGCTCCCTGGGGTGGGTTGCTGTTCGTCGCGCTGTGGTGCGGGTCTTCGTACGGCACCGACCCGAGGGTCAGTTTCCGTGCCTGCGGGGCAGGATCAGCAACGCGTCACCGACGGGGCGTTCGCCCGCGGTGTCCGACGGTTCGTTGATCACGTCGCCGTTCGTCACCATCGTCGTCGAGCCGCCGCCGTCGAGGTTGACCGCGTCGCGCAGGCCGAGTGACTCGGCCACCCTGGCGCTCTCGGCGATGCTGAGTCCGAGGGCGTCGGTGTCGCGTCCGTCGGCGGTGACGAGGACGGTGCGGCCGGCGGCGTCCACCCCGGCCAGCGTGCGCGGGTTGCGCTTGTGGACCCAGCCGTAGTACCAGCTCGGGTCGCCCGGGTGGACCATGCCGTCGGTGGCCGGGGTGACGTGGAGCCGTCCGTCGCGGACGAGTTCGGGGCCGGCGTTGAGGATGTCGGTCCGGGGTGAAGGTGAGACCGGGTGACCGCGTTCGTCGAGCAAAGTCGTGCTGACGCGCAGGCGGTGGCCCGCGTGTGCGAGTGCGGTCAGGTCGGCGACGCGGTGGCCGGTCGCCTGGATCGAGGTGCCGCCGGGCGGGAGTGTTCCGCCTCGCGGTGAGCGCAGTTCCACGACCCGGTCCTGGGCGTCCAGCACGGCCTCCAGGCCCTCGCCCCGGGGCGTGTGCCGGCCGTACTCCGGTGTGAAGGCGACCAGTTCGTCGGGGTTGGTGCAGGTCACGTCGTGCAGGGGCGGGGCGGTGGGGGTGTCGCCCTCGGTACCGCCGCAGTTCCGGATCAGGCCGGGGACGCGGTTGACGCCGTTCAGGCGGAGGGTGGTCCCGTGACCGGTGACCTGGCCCTTCCAGGTGAGACGCGTGACCTCCGTACGTCGGCCGTGGTCGTGGATCACCAGGCCGGGGCGTCCGGAGACGGGCTCGCTGAGCAGGCGCCCGTCGTACACTCCCACGCCCGCCGGGTCGCCCGGGGCGCCCGCCCTGGGGTCGAGGACGAAGAAGCCGGCGTTGACCGCGGCGGTCGCGCCGGCCGACACGGACAGTTCGCTGGTCGTCTCCCGCTGCTCC
Coding sequences within it:
- a CDS encoding GNAT family N-acetyltransferase; this translates as MSLRITPLTDPADGPHGRRLAWLASDADSNPLGTAFLRLLTSPGQAHLAELTLNVHPEERRGSVGTRLLDTAVAAARDDSRRCVVAQAGAGSPGDHFLSARGFRKVLTLRFARLPLADVDAAALDETVERAHPGYLLTSWQGTVPDDLARTFAASRRAMDDMPMDEADYGRVVWDVDRVRAAAKAIDDRGDHLHTVVAIDTSDGSIAGFTELVVPGDGTGDGQHYGTGVLPEHRGHGLARWMKAESIRRARADHPKLGGLLTDTADGNTYMRRVNDRLGYAPTHTTLQYQLEL
- a CDS encoding MDR family MFS transporter → MTSLFTGRSAPPSRRAAAPLSPLLRLLILTQLAFNVGFFAVLPFLSEHLGQGIGMAGWLVGFVLGLRTFSQQGLFVVGGALADRYGIRPVVLAGCVLRIAGFVWLGFAERTWAVVAAVLLIGFAAALFSPAVESEVARQAVVREEEGGGDRTRVLALFTVAGQAGAFVGPLLGALLLAVDFRTACLAGAGVFVLVLAGHAWLLPQRVPGRARVRVKGGARLLLRNRRFLALCCAYGAYLLAYNQLYLALPAEVERAAGSQAPLAWLFALSSVLVVTAQLPVTRWAAERLTPRRSMVAGLVLIAAGFAVVAVARPAGWTGTGALVPAAGFVVLLTLGQMLVAPVARAWVPDLAEDGRLGLYTGALSSVSGLIVLAGSSATGLLLDSGLPVAVPWLVLAAVPLAAVAMLPRRQGDR
- a CDS encoding ABC transporter permease subunit; the protein is MRQRVATVVWRVVLAAGLVCGIGLLPWLTHTDPAHTVLKARSAEREPTPEVLADIRAQLGLDGGPLHLLGRWLGGLVRGDAGRSWISGADVLPDVLQALGASLLLMAVALVVAALTAGLICARTLRLGARRRLGGRRRGGTASAVIASLPEFLVASVLATVVGVQLGWLPALGWYGAQWTVLPALALGLPAGAVLGRLLDDLLPGAFGEPWALAAAARGLTGRRIARQALRRCVPALLPNLGLFAVGLTGGAVAVEQVFDIPGLGRTTLQAALAQDLPVLQAGTLALVLLAALATGATRVAARLLTGPALRDGALSSLHRPAPPAGGLLPVLYGAVLPAVIGVGLTRDPLALDTGERLLAPSLDHPFGTDSLGRDLLARVGHGALDTLLLASAITAAALVAGVLLGLLPRVSAPLVDTVNAVPPVLAALLVTAVAGSGAVTPALAVGAVAWAPLAAHTSALLRQERATLHITATRGLGAGRWYLLRRELLPAVLPPVLRHALLRLPGVALALASLGFLGLGAQPPSPEWGLLLAENQPYAERAPWAVLAPAAVLALLGALAVTAAGGLRRPRRRRGRSTAAVAGQPAEDVEKELAAAR
- a CDS encoding ABC transporter substrate-binding protein, whose protein sequence is MRSHRPSRLLAPLLLVPLVSGCFASGGGADSGSNAEGGGDGSRLRVALAFPPAEGLSPYGADATLLSRLGVTEGLTALDANGSAAPALAESWRRDGEKAWEFTLRDATFQDGGDVTPAAVADSLTHATDAKPAPAALAGVTLTVKAQGDRVVRITTAEPDPVLPLRLSSPSLAVLSAKAYADKNRVDPVGHATGPFELTGVNGATSASLDRFDDYWGGRAQASGIDARFIADGTARANALRTGELDIAEAIPVSQAASLDEETRRDTATTRTTSLLLNASSGPFEDAGLRAAARAAVDTSVFAEDVYEGYADPSAGIYGPAVTWAEGKRSEPVGRAAADKPGGDTVNLATYDNRPELPEVAQVVKQQLEKAGFEVKLTVREYSRLESDALEGKFDAFVLARNTLLDTGDPVAVLASDYTCDGGFNIAQLCDKDVDHAVAEAEKTDDTAKRQAAAMDAEARVLGSDAVVPLVHQRIITGVADSVQGVILDPYERTLVGTGTRR
- a CDS encoding GNAT family N-acetyltransferase, giving the protein MLDTVYRDFGTGYVPSWHGDIIDPAGAYVTPARHTLLVAVDGAGEVVATGALDSRGPAHPPNPRHVAERYPSGVTAQLRRVYVRAGHRRRGLARRLVDELLAFAAADGGYRAVYLHTDPAVTGAEPFWRSLAKVVHDEREDAGGGQGIVHFDVPMP
- a CDS encoding alpha/beta hydrolase; this translates as MFANVSTVLTLLGARVLLVLAVLLATLAPAAPALASGQQDAARRGAEVVAVTQVADRQVDLSVRSAALGGRTVDVRLLTPDGWNPHDRRHRQHWPTLWLLHGCCGDYTSWTAMTDVAETDSLRDVLVVMPEAGWNGWYSDWWNHGEGGDPAWETFHTRELRHLLERDWGAGRDRVVAGLSMGGQGALLYAARHPGMFKATAAYSGSAHPLLNGESVDRIMGFFAGQDNDPLRVWGDPVAQRRIWEAHDPFHLAKRLRSVPVYLSCGDGTPGPLDAPGATSALEADFNRQNHALAAELRRVGARHLTTNFYGPGTHGWAYWERELHASLPMLLEALKGDGAA
- a CDS encoding phosphodiester glycosidase family protein, which gives rise to MKKRLCGAGAVLGLLVTVGALPAQASAPAFPPGRHALPLGPADLPETRTTTTLQPGVTLTRVVRGAADPTLHWTVEVSIPGGDTSPDPDAPPTALKDRASADELAGVLERDGFEARVERVTTPKTADYAGGTLGWRVRVGTYDSQSAATSARARLRAAGHSGSAVYTGWDGDSTNRGPWRVDVLTIDPRGFRGSLDASYGPDLEQRETTSELSVSAGATAAVNAGFFVLDPRAGAPGDPAGVGVYDGRLLSEPVSGRPGLVIHDHGRRTEVTRLTWKGQVTGHGTTLRLNGVNRVPGLIRNCGGTEGDTPTAPPLHDVTCTNPDELVAFTPEYGRHTPRGEGLEAVLDAQDRVVELRSPRGGTLPPGGTSIQATGHRVADLTALAHAGHRLRVSTTLLDERGHPVSPSPRTDILNAGPELVRDGRLHVTPATDGMVHPGDPSWYYGWVHKRNPRTLAGVDAAGRTVLVTADGRDTDALGLSIAESARVAESLGLRDAVNLDGGGSTTMVTNGDVINEPSDTAGERPVGDALLILPRRHGN